One Helianthus annuus cultivar XRQ/B chromosome 7, HanXRQr2.0-SUNRISE, whole genome shotgun sequence genomic region harbors:
- the LOC110914632 gene encoding uncharacterized protein LOC110914632 isoform X3: MGTPKAKVSFQLASVGRRPQEEYGIRVDNSNNPFEHVWLQTSEDGSRRIHPLEKHSVMDFINKTASDVEPVKPPPVESTSLKVVQDVKGLKELVAKLCGANEFAVNLKGNQYRSFQGLTCLMQISTRTEDFIVDTLKLRVHIGPYLREVFKDPTKRKVMHGADQCIIWLQRDFGIYVCNMFDTVQASKVLKFEENSLEFLLRHFCKVAAHEEYENADWRLRPLTDEMLRYAREDTHYLLFLYDLMQRRLLLSPTDPECPEAPPLVEVYQRSSDICMQLYQKEISTENSYLNIYGLHAADLHAQQLAIVAELYKWRDATAREVDESTCYILPDKVLIEIAKQMPVTTLKLCHLLKSRHPYIVRNLGLVVTIITNSMQNAVAFEPVAKKLKEEHFDMRDAKNVTVANRKEPAEVAGSESTSNAVEDDTFEKEVGNFEVGANQNHKLGRPQEKYNIRVDNSYRPFEHVWLQRSEDGSRLIHPFEEYSVMDFIDKTVSDVEPVKPPPVETTPFKLVQDVKDLKELATKLRDTDEFSVALKQNQHRSFQGLTCLMQISTRTEDFIVDAFKLRVQIGLYLREVFKDPTKRKVMHGADRCILWLQRDFGIYVCNMFDTGQASKVLKLEEDSLEYLLSHFCEVPANEEYNNADWRVRPLTDAMLRHAREDTHYLLFIYDLMRRRLLLSPTDPERPEAPPVIEVYQRSYNICMQLYQKDILTENSYLNIYGLRAADLNGQQLAIVAGLCELRDYIAREVDESTCYILPDKVLIEIAKKMPVTTLKLCHILKRRHPYIERNLDFVISIITNSVQKAAAFEPAAKKLKEEHIEMASRISIEVHKKPSCAFGAMFGNEAGKRKYNLESKAAEEIKVVHKHSVSLPSPSFTDRTEPSRESDGAIAPDKEATTLFSDYHTVYIPVGDRHIIVETGKIGRQASGSVTIRDGGTIIYTSVCMSNVSSEPSDLLPMIVHYQERLSAAGKTSGGYFKREGRIKDHEVLVCRQIDRALRPTMPKDFYHETQIRSEVWSYDGLHSSDSLAITAAGIAVALSEVPNTNTVAGVRVGLIDDKFVVNPTTMEMKESKLDLLLAGSESGILMIEGYCDFLPEEKLLQAIEVAKDAVRAICEQVDNLVKKHGKPKLLDSFKLPPPELYKHVEEIAGDELVKILQIKDKIPRREALSSLAEKVVSRLTQVEESVVDGEFDEGYVPLFPNHFYPKDVKLVFKRVCSEYLRKQIVKGGKRSDGRTLEEIRGIYSECRFLPSAHGSALFTRGETQSVAVVTLGDKRMAQRIDNLVGTEDVKKFYLQYSFPSSCVGGVGRIGAPSRREIGHGTLAERALKPCLPSEDDFPYTIRVESNITESNGSSSMASVCGGCLALQDAGVPLKSSIAGIAMGLVLDTQESGGDGTPLILSDITGSEDASGDMDLKVAGNEDGVTAFQMDIKVGGITLSTMKQALLQAKEGRKRILAEMLKCSPPPSKKLAKHAPLILVMKVEPDKVNLIIGSGGRNVKSIIKETGVEYVDTQDNGTVKITSRDLASLEKAKAIISNLTMVPIVGDVYRNCKITAVVRFGVFIEIAPGRVGLCHVSELSLDQMSTPYDAFKVGDIVDVKLIKINEKGQLCLSRKQLLPDQGTDNPNKSQRTAGGSNDGGRSGC, encoded by the exons ATGGGGACACCAAAGGCGAAAGTTTCTTTTCAGCTAGCGTCTGTTGGTAGGAGACCACAGGAGGAGTATGGAATACGGGTCGACAATTCTAATAATCCATTTGAACATGTTTGGTTGCAGACTAGTGAGGATGGGTCTAGGAGGATACACCCATTG GAAAAACATTCAGTCATGGATTTTATTAATAAGACGGCAAGTGATGTAGAGCCTGTAAAACCACCTCCCGTTGAGAGTACATCTCTCAAGGTCGTACAAGATGTAAAAGGTCTGAAGGAGTTAGTTGCCAAATTGTGTGGTGCCAATGAATTTGCG GTCAATTTGAAAGGCAATCAATATCGATCTTTTCAAGGGTTAACTTGCTTGATGCAAATATCTACTAGAACAGAAGATTTTATTGTGGATACATTGAAACTACGGGTTCATATTGGCCCATATCTGCGAGAGGTTTTCAAGGATCCTACCAAAAGAAAG GTTATGCATGGAGCTGATCAATGTATAATATGGCTGCAACGTGACTTTGGTATATATGTTTGCAATATGTTTGATACTGTACAG GCCTCAAAGGTGTTAAAGTTTGAGGAGAATTCTCTAGAGTTTCTATTAAGACACTTTTGCAAGGTTGCAGCACATGAAGA ATACGAAAATGCAGATTGGCGATTGCGGCCATTGACTGATGAAATGCTGAG ATATGCCAGAGAGGACACGCATTATCTTCTGTTCCTATACGATCTTATGCAAAGGAGGCTGCTTTTATCACCAACAGATCCAGAGTGCCCTGAAGCACCACCTCTTGTTGAG GTATACCAACGTAGTTCCGATATATGTATGCAGCTCTATCAGAAAGAGATTTCGACTGAGAATTCATATCTAAACATATACGG GTTGCATGCTGCTGATCTTCACGCCCAGCAACTTGCCATTGTTGCA GAACTATATAAGTGGAGAGATGCTACTGCCCGTGAAGTAGATGAAAGTACATGTTATATATTGCCAGACAAAGTACTTATAGAAATTG CAAAGCAGATGCCAGTGACAACTCTAAAATTGTGCCACTTATTGAAGTCGAGACACCCGTATATTGTGCGAAACCTTGGTCTCGTTGTTACCATTATTACGAACTCCATGCAGAATGCTGTTGCATTTGAACCTGTTGCCAAGAAATTGAAAGAAGAACACTTTGACATG CGGGATGCAAAAAATGTTACAGTTGCTAATCGTAAAGAACCAGCAGAAGTTGCAGGAAGTGAAAGTACTAGTAATGCTGTCGAAGATGACACTTTTGAAAAGGAAGTTGGAAACTTTGAAGTTGGAGCGAACCAAAACCACAAATTAGGTAGGCCACAGGAGAAGTATAACATACGGGTCGACAATTCTTATCGGCCATTTGAACATGTTTGGTTGCAGAGAAGTGAGGATGGGTCCAGGTTGATACACCCATTT GAGGAATATTCAGTCATGGATTTTATTGATAAGACGGTAAGTGATGTAGAGCCTgtaaaaccacctccagttgaaACTACACCTTTCAAGCTCGTACAAGATGTAAAAGATCTGAAGGAGTTAGCTACTAAATTGCGTGATACGGATGAATTTTCG GTTGCTTTGAAACAGAATCAACATCGTTCTTTTCAAGGGTTGACTTGCTTGATGCAAATATCTACTAGAACAGAAGATTTTATTGTGGACGCATTTAAACTACGGGTTCAAATTGGCCTGTATTTGCGAGAGGTTTTCAAGGATCCTACCAAAAGAAAG GTTATGCATGGAGCTGATCGATGTATTCTATGGCTGCAACGTGACTTTGGTATATATGTTTGCAATATGTTTGATACTGGACAG GCGTCAAAGGTGCTAAAGTTGGAGGAGGATTCTCTAGAGTATCTATTGAGCCACTTTTGCGAGGTTCCTGCAAATGAAGA ATACAACAATGCAGATTGGCGAGTGCGGCCGTTGACTGATGCAATGTTAAG ACATGCCAGAGAAGACACGCATTATCTTCTGTTTATATATGATCTTATGCGAAGGAGACTGCTTTTATCACCAACAGATCCAGAACGCCCTGAAGCACCACCTGTTATTGAG GTATACCAACGCAGTTACAATATATGTATGCAGCTCTATCAGAAAGACATTCTGACTGAGAATTCATATCTAAACATATATGG GTTGCGTGCCGCTGATCTTAATGGTCAGCAACTTGCCATCGTTGCA GGACTTTGTGAGTTGAGAGATTATATTGCCCGTGAAGTAGATGAAAGTACATGCTATATATTGCCAGACAAAGTTCTTATAGAAATTG CAAAGAAAATGCCAGTGACAACTCTAAAATTGTGCCACATATTGAAGAGGAGACACCCGTATATTGAGCGAAACCTTGATTTCGTAATTAGCATTATTACGAATTCTGTGCAGAAAGCTGCTGCGTTTGAACCTGCTGCCAAGAAACTGAAGGAAGAGCACATTGAAATG GCTTCGAGAATAAGCATTGAGGTACATAAGAAGCCAAGTTGTGCGTTTGGAGCCATGTTTGGAAATGAAGCAGGAAAGAGAAAGTACAATCTTGAATCAAAG GCAGCCGAGGAGATTAAGGTTGTGCACAAACATTCGGTGTCACTCCCATCCCCTTCTTTTACTGATAGAACCGAGCCAAGTCGTGAATCTGATGGTGCCATAGCTCCAGATAAAGAAGCAACAACTTTATTTTCTGACTACCATACAGTTTACATTCCTGTAGGAGATAGACAC ATAATAGTTGAGACTGGTAAAATAGGAAGACAAGCTAGTGGATCTGTTACCATAAGAGATGGAGGAACT ATTATCTATACATCTGTTTGTATGTCTAATGTTTCAAGTGAGCCTTCTGACCTTCTTCCTATGATTGTACATTATCAAGAGCGCCTTTCAGCAGCTGGTAAAACTAG CGGAGGATATTTTAAACGGGAGGGAAGGATTAAAGACCATGAG GTACTTGTTTGTAGACAAATTGATAGGGCATTGCGGCCAACCATGCCTAAGGACTTCTACCATGAAACTCAAATACGATCTGAG GTTTGGAGCTATGATGGTTTGCACTCCTCAGATTCTCTGGCTATTACAGCAGCTGGAATTGCAGT AGCTCTCTCAGAAGTGCCAAACACAAACACTGTAGCAGGAGTTAGGGTCGGTTTAATTGATGATAAGTTTGTTGTGAATCCTACAACCATGGAGATGAAAGAATCCAAACTGGATTTATTGTTAGCAGGCTCAGAATCTGGGATATTAATGATAGAG GGTTACTGTGACTTTCTTCCTGAAGAGAAGTTGCTTCAAGCGATAGAAGTTGCCAAG GATGCTGTAAGAGCCATATGCGAACAGGTGGACAATTTGGTAAAAAAGCATGGGAAACCCAAATTGCTTGATTCGTTTAAATTACCTCCACCTGAACTGTATAAGCATGTAGAA GAAATTGCCGGTGATGAGTTAGTCAAGATACTACAAATAAAAGACAAAATACCAAGAAGGGAAGCCCTCTCGTCATTAGCAGAAAAGGTTGTAAGTAGACTTACGCAGGTGGAAGAATCTGTTGTTGATGGCGAATTTGATGAAGGCTATGTTCCCCTCTTCCCGAATCAT TTTTACCCCAAGGATGTGAAACTGGTGTTCAAACGTGTGTGTTCTGAGTACCTGCGAAAACAGATAGTGAAG GGAGGGAAACGAAGTGATGGCAGAACTCTAGAGGAGATACGCGGTATTTACTCAGAATGCAGGTTTCTTCCTAGTGCACATGGAAGTGCTCTTTTCACACGTGGGGAAACCCAG TCAGTGGCAGTGGTTACCCTTGGTGATAAACGGATGGCACAAAGAATAGACAACCTTGTGGGTACGGAAGATGTAAAAAAGTTCTATCTTCAG TATTCATTCCCATCATCATGTGTTGGGGGAGTAGGACGAATTGGAGCACCAAGTAGAAGAGAAATTGGTCACGGTACACTAGCAGAACGAGCCCTAAAACCATGCTTGCCTTCTGAAGATGATTTTCCGTATACGATACGTGTTGAGAGCAACATAACTGAAAGTAATGGATCTTCAAG CATGGCATCCGTTTGCGGGGGATGCCTTGCATTACAAGACGCTGGTGTACCGTTAAAGAGCTCTATTGCGGGAATAGCAATGGGTTTGGTTCTAGACACACAGGAATCTGGCGGAGATGGAACACCACTTATTTTATCTGACATCACCGGCTCGGAGGATGCTTCTGGAGATATGGACTTAAAG GTTGCTGGGAATGAAGATGGAGTAACAGCATTTCAAATGGATATAAAG GTAGGTGGAATTACTTTGTCAACAATGAAGCAGGCTTTGCTGCAAGCAAAGGAAGGGCGAAAGCGTATTCTTG CTGAGATGTTGAAATGCTCACCTCCCCCCTCAAAGAAGCTTGCTAAGCATGCTCCACTTATACTTGTTATGAAG GTTGAACCTGATAAAGTGAACCTTATTATTGGCTCTGGGGGTAGAAATGTCAAGAGTATTATTAAAGAGACTGGTGTGGAGTATGTTGACACTCAAGATAATGGAACA GTCAAAATAACTTCAAGAGATTTGGCAAGCTTAGAAAAAGCTAAAGCTATTATTAGTAACCTGACAATGGTTCCAATTGTTGGTGATGTATACAG GAACTGTAAAATCACAGCTGTTGTTCGCTTTGGTGTTTTTATAGAGATAGCACCAGGCCGAGTG GGACTTTGTCATGTTAGTGAATTAAGTCTAGACCAGATGTCAACACCATACGAT gCTTTTAAGGTCGGAGACATTGTGGATGTCAAGCTCATTAAG ATCAATGAAAAAGGACAGCTTTGTTTAAGCCGAAAACAGCTGCTTCCAGATCAGGGTACTGATAACCCTAATAAAAGTCAGCGTACAGCTGGCGGGTCAAACGACGGTGGCAGATCAGGGTGCTGA
- the LOC110914632 gene encoding uncharacterized protein LOC110914632 isoform X1 — MGTPKAKVSFQLASVGRRPQEEYGIRVDNSNNPFEHVWLQTSEDGSRRIHPLEKHSVMDFINKTASDVEPVKPPPVESTSLKVVQDVKGLKELVAKLCGANEFAVNLKGNQYRSFQGLTCLMQISTRTEDFIVDTLKLRVHIGPYLREVFKDPTKRKVMHGADQCIIWLQRDFGIYVCNMFDTVQASKVLKFEENSLEFLLRHFCKVAAHEEYENADWRLRPLTDEMLRYAREDTHYLLFLYDLMQRRLLLSPTDPECPEAPPLVEVYQRSSDICMQLYQKEISTENSYLNIYGLHAADLHAQQLAIVAELYKWRDATAREVDESTCYILPDKVLIEIAKQMPVTTLKLCHLLKSRHPYIVRNLGLVVTIITNSMQNAVAFEPVAKKLKEEHFDMRDAKNVTVANRKEPAEVAGSESTSNAVEDDTFEKEVGNFEVGANQNHKLGRPQEKYNIRVDNSYRPFEHVWLQRSEDGSRLIHPFEEYSVMDFIDKTVSDVEPVKPPPVETTPFKLVQDVKDLKELATKLRDTDEFSVALKQNQHRSFQGLTCLMQISTRTEDFIVDAFKLRVQIGLYLREVFKDPTKRKVMHGADRCILWLQRDFGIYVCNMFDTGQASKVLKLEEDSLEYLLSHFCEVPANEEYNNADWRVRPLTDAMLRHAREDTHYLLFIYDLMRRRLLLSPTDPERPEAPPVIEVYQRSYNICMQLYQKDILTENSYLNIYGLRAADLNGQQLAIVAGLCELRDYIAREVDESTCYILPDKVLIEIAKKMPVTTLKLCHILKRRHPYIERNLDFVISIITNSVQKAAAFEPAAKKLKEEHIEMIATRNIKFANVEEATEVEGSESTSNVVEDDTFEKKVGNVIVGANQNHKLEVSSASRISIEVHKKPSCAFGAMFGNEAGKRKYNLESKAAEEIKVVHKHSVSLPSPSFTDRTEPSRESDGAIAPDKEATTLFSDYHTVYIPVGDRHIIVETGKIGRQASGSVTIRDGGTIIYTSVCMSNVSSEPSDLLPMIVHYQERLSAAGKTSGGYFKREGRIKDHEVLVCRQIDRALRPTMPKDFYHETQIRSEVWSYDGLHSSDSLAITAAGIAVALSEVPNTNTVAGVRVGLIDDKFVVNPTTMEMKESKLDLLLAGSESGILMIEGYCDFLPEEKLLQAIEVAKDAVRAICEQVDNLVKKHGKPKLLDSFKLPPPELYKHVEEIAGDELVKILQIKDKIPRREALSSLAEKVVSRLTQVEESVVDGEFDEGYVPLFPNHFYPKDVKLVFKRVCSEYLRKQIVKGGKRSDGRTLEEIRGIYSECRFLPSAHGSALFTRGETQSVAVVTLGDKRMAQRIDNLVGTEDVKKFYLQYSFPSSCVGGVGRIGAPSRREIGHGTLAERALKPCLPSEDDFPYTIRVESNITESNGSSSMASVCGGCLALQDAGVPLKSSIAGIAMGLVLDTQESGGDGTPLILSDITGSEDASGDMDLKVAGNEDGVTAFQMDIKVGGITLSTMKQALLQAKEGRKRILAEMLKCSPPPSKKLAKHAPLILVMKVEPDKVNLIIGSGGRNVKSIIKETGVEYVDTQDNGTVKITSRDLASLEKAKAIISNLTMVPIVGDVYRNCKITAVVRFGVFIEIAPGRVGLCHVSELSLDQMSTPYDAFKVGDIVDVKLIKINEKGQLCLSRKQLLPDQGTDNPNKSQRTAGGSNDGGRSGC; from the exons ATGGGGACACCAAAGGCGAAAGTTTCTTTTCAGCTAGCGTCTGTTGGTAGGAGACCACAGGAGGAGTATGGAATACGGGTCGACAATTCTAATAATCCATTTGAACATGTTTGGTTGCAGACTAGTGAGGATGGGTCTAGGAGGATACACCCATTG GAAAAACATTCAGTCATGGATTTTATTAATAAGACGGCAAGTGATGTAGAGCCTGTAAAACCACCTCCCGTTGAGAGTACATCTCTCAAGGTCGTACAAGATGTAAAAGGTCTGAAGGAGTTAGTTGCCAAATTGTGTGGTGCCAATGAATTTGCG GTCAATTTGAAAGGCAATCAATATCGATCTTTTCAAGGGTTAACTTGCTTGATGCAAATATCTACTAGAACAGAAGATTTTATTGTGGATACATTGAAACTACGGGTTCATATTGGCCCATATCTGCGAGAGGTTTTCAAGGATCCTACCAAAAGAAAG GTTATGCATGGAGCTGATCAATGTATAATATGGCTGCAACGTGACTTTGGTATATATGTTTGCAATATGTTTGATACTGTACAG GCCTCAAAGGTGTTAAAGTTTGAGGAGAATTCTCTAGAGTTTCTATTAAGACACTTTTGCAAGGTTGCAGCACATGAAGA ATACGAAAATGCAGATTGGCGATTGCGGCCATTGACTGATGAAATGCTGAG ATATGCCAGAGAGGACACGCATTATCTTCTGTTCCTATACGATCTTATGCAAAGGAGGCTGCTTTTATCACCAACAGATCCAGAGTGCCCTGAAGCACCACCTCTTGTTGAG GTATACCAACGTAGTTCCGATATATGTATGCAGCTCTATCAGAAAGAGATTTCGACTGAGAATTCATATCTAAACATATACGG GTTGCATGCTGCTGATCTTCACGCCCAGCAACTTGCCATTGTTGCA GAACTATATAAGTGGAGAGATGCTACTGCCCGTGAAGTAGATGAAAGTACATGTTATATATTGCCAGACAAAGTACTTATAGAAATTG CAAAGCAGATGCCAGTGACAACTCTAAAATTGTGCCACTTATTGAAGTCGAGACACCCGTATATTGTGCGAAACCTTGGTCTCGTTGTTACCATTATTACGAACTCCATGCAGAATGCTGTTGCATTTGAACCTGTTGCCAAGAAATTGAAAGAAGAACACTTTGACATG CGGGATGCAAAAAATGTTACAGTTGCTAATCGTAAAGAACCAGCAGAAGTTGCAGGAAGTGAAAGTACTAGTAATGCTGTCGAAGATGACACTTTTGAAAAGGAAGTTGGAAACTTTGAAGTTGGAGCGAACCAAAACCACAAATTAGGTAGGCCACAGGAGAAGTATAACATACGGGTCGACAATTCTTATCGGCCATTTGAACATGTTTGGTTGCAGAGAAGTGAGGATGGGTCCAGGTTGATACACCCATTT GAGGAATATTCAGTCATGGATTTTATTGATAAGACGGTAAGTGATGTAGAGCCTgtaaaaccacctccagttgaaACTACACCTTTCAAGCTCGTACAAGATGTAAAAGATCTGAAGGAGTTAGCTACTAAATTGCGTGATACGGATGAATTTTCG GTTGCTTTGAAACAGAATCAACATCGTTCTTTTCAAGGGTTGACTTGCTTGATGCAAATATCTACTAGAACAGAAGATTTTATTGTGGACGCATTTAAACTACGGGTTCAAATTGGCCTGTATTTGCGAGAGGTTTTCAAGGATCCTACCAAAAGAAAG GTTATGCATGGAGCTGATCGATGTATTCTATGGCTGCAACGTGACTTTGGTATATATGTTTGCAATATGTTTGATACTGGACAG GCGTCAAAGGTGCTAAAGTTGGAGGAGGATTCTCTAGAGTATCTATTGAGCCACTTTTGCGAGGTTCCTGCAAATGAAGA ATACAACAATGCAGATTGGCGAGTGCGGCCGTTGACTGATGCAATGTTAAG ACATGCCAGAGAAGACACGCATTATCTTCTGTTTATATATGATCTTATGCGAAGGAGACTGCTTTTATCACCAACAGATCCAGAACGCCCTGAAGCACCACCTGTTATTGAG GTATACCAACGCAGTTACAATATATGTATGCAGCTCTATCAGAAAGACATTCTGACTGAGAATTCATATCTAAACATATATGG GTTGCGTGCCGCTGATCTTAATGGTCAGCAACTTGCCATCGTTGCA GGACTTTGTGAGTTGAGAGATTATATTGCCCGTGAAGTAGATGAAAGTACATGCTATATATTGCCAGACAAAGTTCTTATAGAAATTG CAAAGAAAATGCCAGTGACAACTCTAAAATTGTGCCACATATTGAAGAGGAGACACCCGTATATTGAGCGAAACCTTGATTTCGTAATTAGCATTATTACGAATTCTGTGCAGAAAGCTGCTGCGTTTGAACCTGCTGCCAAGAAACTGAAGGAAGAGCACATTGAAATG ATAGCTACAAGAAATATTAAATTTGCTAATGTTGAAGAAGCAACCGAAGTTGAAGGAAGTGAAAGTACTAGCAATGTTGTTGAAGATGACACATTTGAAAAGAAAGTTGGAAACGTTATTGTTGGAGCGAACCAAAACCATAAATTAGAAGTATCTTCT GCTTCGAGAATAAGCATTGAGGTACATAAGAAGCCAAGTTGTGCGTTTGGAGCCATGTTTGGAAATGAAGCAGGAAAGAGAAAGTACAATCTTGAATCAAAG GCAGCCGAGGAGATTAAGGTTGTGCACAAACATTCGGTGTCACTCCCATCCCCTTCTTTTACTGATAGAACCGAGCCAAGTCGTGAATCTGATGGTGCCATAGCTCCAGATAAAGAAGCAACAACTTTATTTTCTGACTACCATACAGTTTACATTCCTGTAGGAGATAGACAC ATAATAGTTGAGACTGGTAAAATAGGAAGACAAGCTAGTGGATCTGTTACCATAAGAGATGGAGGAACT ATTATCTATACATCTGTTTGTATGTCTAATGTTTCAAGTGAGCCTTCTGACCTTCTTCCTATGATTGTACATTATCAAGAGCGCCTTTCAGCAGCTGGTAAAACTAG CGGAGGATATTTTAAACGGGAGGGAAGGATTAAAGACCATGAG GTACTTGTTTGTAGACAAATTGATAGGGCATTGCGGCCAACCATGCCTAAGGACTTCTACCATGAAACTCAAATACGATCTGAG GTTTGGAGCTATGATGGTTTGCACTCCTCAGATTCTCTGGCTATTACAGCAGCTGGAATTGCAGT AGCTCTCTCAGAAGTGCCAAACACAAACACTGTAGCAGGAGTTAGGGTCGGTTTAATTGATGATAAGTTTGTTGTGAATCCTACAACCATGGAGATGAAAGAATCCAAACTGGATTTATTGTTAGCAGGCTCAGAATCTGGGATATTAATGATAGAG GGTTACTGTGACTTTCTTCCTGAAGAGAAGTTGCTTCAAGCGATAGAAGTTGCCAAG GATGCTGTAAGAGCCATATGCGAACAGGTGGACAATTTGGTAAAAAAGCATGGGAAACCCAAATTGCTTGATTCGTTTAAATTACCTCCACCTGAACTGTATAAGCATGTAGAA GAAATTGCCGGTGATGAGTTAGTCAAGATACTACAAATAAAAGACAAAATACCAAGAAGGGAAGCCCTCTCGTCATTAGCAGAAAAGGTTGTAAGTAGACTTACGCAGGTGGAAGAATCTGTTGTTGATGGCGAATTTGATGAAGGCTATGTTCCCCTCTTCCCGAATCAT TTTTACCCCAAGGATGTGAAACTGGTGTTCAAACGTGTGTGTTCTGAGTACCTGCGAAAACAGATAGTGAAG GGAGGGAAACGAAGTGATGGCAGAACTCTAGAGGAGATACGCGGTATTTACTCAGAATGCAGGTTTCTTCCTAGTGCACATGGAAGTGCTCTTTTCACACGTGGGGAAACCCAG TCAGTGGCAGTGGTTACCCTTGGTGATAAACGGATGGCACAAAGAATAGACAACCTTGTGGGTACGGAAGATGTAAAAAAGTTCTATCTTCAG TATTCATTCCCATCATCATGTGTTGGGGGAGTAGGACGAATTGGAGCACCAAGTAGAAGAGAAATTGGTCACGGTACACTAGCAGAACGAGCCCTAAAACCATGCTTGCCTTCTGAAGATGATTTTCCGTATACGATACGTGTTGAGAGCAACATAACTGAAAGTAATGGATCTTCAAG CATGGCATCCGTTTGCGGGGGATGCCTTGCATTACAAGACGCTGGTGTACCGTTAAAGAGCTCTATTGCGGGAATAGCAATGGGTTTGGTTCTAGACACACAGGAATCTGGCGGAGATGGAACACCACTTATTTTATCTGACATCACCGGCTCGGAGGATGCTTCTGGAGATATGGACTTAAAG GTTGCTGGGAATGAAGATGGAGTAACAGCATTTCAAATGGATATAAAG GTAGGTGGAATTACTTTGTCAACAATGAAGCAGGCTTTGCTGCAAGCAAAGGAAGGGCGAAAGCGTATTCTTG CTGAGATGTTGAAATGCTCACCTCCCCCCTCAAAGAAGCTTGCTAAGCATGCTCCACTTATACTTGTTATGAAG GTTGAACCTGATAAAGTGAACCTTATTATTGGCTCTGGGGGTAGAAATGTCAAGAGTATTATTAAAGAGACTGGTGTGGAGTATGTTGACACTCAAGATAATGGAACA GTCAAAATAACTTCAAGAGATTTGGCAAGCTTAGAAAAAGCTAAAGCTATTATTAGTAACCTGACAATGGTTCCAATTGTTGGTGATGTATACAG GAACTGTAAAATCACAGCTGTTGTTCGCTTTGGTGTTTTTATAGAGATAGCACCAGGCCGAGTG GGACTTTGTCATGTTAGTGAATTAAGTCTAGACCAGATGTCAACACCATACGAT gCTTTTAAGGTCGGAGACATTGTGGATGTCAAGCTCATTAAG ATCAATGAAAAAGGACAGCTTTGTTTAAGCCGAAAACAGCTGCTTCCAGATCAGGGTACTGATAACCCTAATAAAAGTCAGCGTACAGCTGGCGGGTCAAACGACGGTGGCAGATCAGGGTGCTGA